A region of the Echeneis naucrates chromosome 15, fEcheNa1.1, whole genome shotgun sequence genome:
CGACTTAAGAGTGTACAGTGATTGAATTCCAGGAGCACATCCCACAAGGCACCTCAAGGGAGGGGGTTGTCGGCCTTCTCCTGATCTACACAGCACACATCGACTGGTTGGACAAACTCCCATGCCCCATTCAGCACActtgtgagcagtaaagatcTAAGAGAAGCTAAATACTTAATGGAGGCTGCTCTTCCTCCAAGCCATGGAGGTCCATGCTTTGGGGGGACATTTTCAAGTATTTGCAAGGAACCTTTTGCCTATCAGTTCTTTAAAGACCCAAAAGTGGTTTTTCAAAGTGCTGCCATCAGGAACTATTTGCTATTCTGTTTTTCAGAGAACCTTATTCTGTTCTTAATGGAACCTTATTTAGAGAACCTTGTGAGGTTCCACATACAACCTTTGATTCAGGGGTTCTCTGAAGAAcgtgtggcaaaaaaaaaaaaaaaaagcagttctTTACCACATAAATGTtatacatgttaaaaaaatttGCTTTCCTCAAAGTTATTTACTCACCACAAACCCAACAGGTTTTTGGagcacaaatacaacaaaaatataatttatcttttaacaataaaatatttgttaaaTACACTGACAATCATCAGCCTGTGTCCACACTGTTGGTCTGCGcatatattttgaatttttatttcatatgtgAAGTAGTGATTATTAATTTGACATTAaccaataaaaaatacaatctCAGAATATCGTATCAATATGTAAAGTTAGCACTTCACTGATATGCAAGGGTTTAATCACGTTTGCTGTGGCAAATACAACCAGAGCTGATtttatatgttatttatttcatgtccAAAACAGTAACAAGACATTCAagattctgtgttttttgtcatatgtacagtaaagaaatatgtttccctgtaaaatgaaattcctttttttctgtgtgtctattcatattatttatgaAATGCATATTAACGTGAAAAATCAACATATCCAGCCTAGCATTCTGTTGAGTTGAACCTGTAGGCTGCACATTCTAGATAAAATTAACAAGACTGAAAGTTTATTCCCATCACAGTGGTAAAAGAAGAGTTATGTTGAGTGTTAGCAATTCTGTGTCTGAAAAAATTACATCCTCTAAACCATCTAGTGGCATCCTACCAACCATATAGATCACAGTAAAGTGATAAAGTAAACAAGACATAATATTACACACAAAActtaatgtaattttcaaaacaaaggATTCTAGAAAATAGAGAGTCTTTCTCAAATTTTAAGGTTACTGAACTTGGAAGATGTGATAAAGTGAGAGGACAGCCGCACActgcaaacaaaataatgattcaTTAAGAATTCACaatctacattttaaatgacacaaattatATTACTTACAGCTTTCTAGTGATTCCTTAAATAATTTTAGTACCTCGATTACAACAAATGATTgaggaatttcctctgcctcgAGGAATTGTTAAATTTTTAGAGAGCATGATATTTCGCCTGAACTACTTTTAACGGAGACAGAGCGCATTTAAGCCCCGCCCATGCCTCTTGTCACTCTCCGTGtgacagcagacacaaacaaatggcCAAAAGGTTAAGTGATGAAACATAAACCAGCCGACTCTGACTGCATCAAGGCTGATGTGTAGCCACTGGTGGGACCGCTCATCTTACTGCCTGTatcatcttctcttttttcaaaGGCTAATTTCAGAGAAAATCTGTGGTGACCTGGGGTGCTGGAACaatctttccctctctcttttggGGCGTATAGCTAcggttaaaatgaaaattttccCAAAAATCAACGATATGTTATCCATGATCTCATTCAAACCCATAGCAAAGTGGTTCCATAAGTTAGATTCCGCTATTATGAAagctcaaaaaacaaaaagaatagaATTAGCCTCGCTACCCTTCAAAAAAATAAGTCAGAAGGAGGATTGGATGCACCAAATTTCATCAATTACAACTTGGCAAATCAGCTGCAAGATATTACTAAATGGATAAATCCAAGAGCAGATGACTCCTGGCTCCTCCTGGCTTGAACCTGAACAGGTAGACTGTAACAACATCAGTATCTCTGACATCCCCTTCATTACCATGACCCTTAAGCGTCATAACGGCTTCATAAATCCAATGATTCCCTCCACTCTCTGCTTGGTGGAAAGCTTTAGAGACCACAGATTCCCAACTGGAACCCTGTATGCTCTCCCCGATCTGGAACAAACCAGATTTTGTAACGTCCCTCTTCATCTCAGCGCTGGGGGAGCAGATGGGAATCACACATCTCCATCACCTCTTCCAGGAAAACCTACttctgaaacacagaaatttaTTTGAGACTTTTGGAGTAGGAAATGGAAACTTTCACTAGTACCTACAAGTGATAAAGACAATCAAGAAGAAAACTCCAATGCTCCAGATTACTGTACAGCCCGCAGAATTTGTCATTAACATCACAAAGCTTTctcagaaaaaggagaaaaacctCTAGAAGTTAAGAAGTTAAACATATAGAAGTTACTCACAAGCAAGTTCTCCTGTGCAGCACTTCTGGTCAACTGTAACAAAGAAAATCTCCTCCATTTTGGACTGCAGAATCCCATTAACACCTAACTTTTGCCTTATGGACAATCTGTTCTTGTAGCTCTAGCTATCGCAAAGAAAACAATCCTAgttaactggaaaaataaacagtctctCAGCATCTCCCAGTGGCTTCCTTGCCAAATATATGTCATTGGAGAAAATATATGccacctgaaaaaaaaaacaaacaaacaactgattgtcttgaaaaaaaaaaaaaaaaaatgggctgCATTCAGCAACTCTCTGAACCTTAATTTGGATCTTGACCTTGCCTGCTAGCATATGTCATTGCTGCTCATACATTTACCTTCCTGGCACCACAATACTCTCTCTGCGAAGATTAGAActtctgttgtttctttctACTGTTctgatctttcagttatcagggtCCTCTTCTATGGcaccaacttccagtatcggtccgaAGGCGGactctttttcaattttcaagaccaagctTAAACTTTTTCTATATGACAGaacttatagttaaaaagtcaaagctcACTTACtccttagctatgctgctataggcctagactgctggggagtctctgtctctccttgtcctcatcctacaggtggtgaatcatctcGACCTCCATGTTCCTACAATGTGTGCCACTCCCATATCTCTGTGAGGTTCATGCaacatcatatgttcctgcctgcgGCATCACACTTGAACAATGGCTGAtcgaaaagtataaaatatatcagaaagatgaagaaacgacttgaaagagaacaaaattttctttttaaaggttaaatgGACTGTGTAGCTTGAAGTATGCCAAAGTATCAGAGGTTCAAAAAAAGCTGAAGATTTTGGGGGATTTTCGCCGTTCctcattagaaatgaatggagttttttgGCCATGTTTTCGCCGTTGAAATATCGTATTCTACCCAGAAAAACGATCCCGCACCGATCCCAAACAGGCCCCAGATGATGGGCTTTGGTCCATGGAGGGGAATTCAAAGCCCTCCGAcgagtttgaaatgaaattttttaCGTAAGaggaacaatataaaaaaagttGAATAATAAATGCGCAGGATAACAATGgtgaataaaagacaaaaaggctCCTGCACATAATTTAATAATGGGTAataacacaaactcacaaaaggaaaatagcttcttcacattatttaaatgaacttACCGTAACCACTGAACTCCAGGACCAGAAAGTGACCACCAAACTACAAATGTGGGGGTAGAATGTCAACTCCAGATCCGggaagagggaggggtgggtgggCAACAGAGTGGGTGGgcaacagaaagacaaaatggcGATAATAAGCCATGTCAATGATTTGTCAGCTCAGCTCCAATGGGAATAAGCATGAAATTTTCTGATGGTGTTTTGATTTTAGATAGATTTTTGTaaatgttgttaatgttttcagagaaaaaacgtaaaataagaaaaaaacttaaattaaatgtcTACCCCCTGGTATATTAATATATGCATGCtacatgtttggtgtttgatGACAACTAACTATCTTTATGGTCTCCTTGATGagtacaattaaaaacaaagaaaaaaaggaatggGAACATACAATTGGGTGAAGACTCATCACCCACCATTTTGCACGTAGTCCAAAATGTAGCCAAACTCTGTCCATTTTGCATATCAGTTCATTCCATTTGTTGTAAAACTGCagatatgattttatttttttcccgtgcgacacaaacacaaataaaatcaaatcccATTGTTATAGTTGTGGTCTAGCAGAGGAAGTATTCCATTGTTTGACATTGCAGGTTTTTGGATCTATTGGCAACTCTTTATTTCGCCTCAgtttattagtttttattataCATTGAGAGTGGCTACCCTAACTCTAATGGTAATTTTACTTACCCTCCCTCTACACTCCCTGTCCTCTTACTCACCCCCAATGGACTGCCTCATGCCTAAACCCTGAACCTTCAGACAAAACTGACATTGAAATGGGCAAATGTAATGTCAGTGTCTACCCAGCAGATGTCACTCTTTCCAGTAATACACAAACATATGGTCGCACTCTTTCAGCCTTTCTGTAGTTGACGTCCTGACAACAACTCAGCTCTGATTTGCATGATTGACTTGGCCAGTTTTTACAACGGATGCCCTTCCTTTTGCAACCCTCTCCATTTATCTTGGCTTAGGACtagcacaagcctaccactgaTTTGCCTTGCGACTTGAACGCAGGGCCTTTGGATGCAAAGCATgtgctctcccactgagctgcATTCCTGGGCAAAGTATGGTCTTCCTCTCTCCATGCTTAAGGAGCAGGTTGTGGAAGCAGTGTTAGTGGCTTATGATGAGTGAACCATTCAGGACAATTAAAAGTTGTGATAGATGATGTGTCTTAGTTTTTTGATGCAGGAAACATTCAGACAATGGTGAATTCATTGATATGTACGTAAATACATACGTAACATACACAACCGCCCTCCCAAAAAAGTCACAGATGGTTGGATGGACTTTAGCACTGAGTATGGTACGTGGTTAAGACGACATTGCTTCGATGACACCATTCATTTTCCATCtagtgtttcattatttttcaaaggTCTTGGATTGATGAGAGCCAGACTAATGTGTGATGATTTCCTCAGCACATCACAAAGATTCTTAATAGGATTACTCTCTGGGCTCTGAGGTGGCCAATCCATGTGTGAAAACTATGTTTCATGTTTCTTAAACTAATCTTTCACAATCTGAAACCAGTTAGGGTTCGGGGTCAGAAAAATGTATCgaaagaaaaagctgttcaACCAGTATGTTAGTAGTCTGCTGACCTATTTTTTGGGCACAACACATTGTTGAACCTAGTACTAGGCCTGACCAACTGAAGCAACCCCAGATCATAAAGCTGCCACAGCCTTGTACTGTAGACATGACACTAGACATGATAGGTGCAACACTTCATCTACCTCTTTTCTTACCCTGACACTACTATCAAATCTGGAACTGGGTAAATGTGGACCAAATTGGATCAAatgacctttttcttttgctctcgGCCAATCTTTACGTTCCCACggaaattaaaacttttttcctGATTAGTTTCACTTATCAGGAGTTTTCGTACTTCACAGTTCTCTTCTCCCATATAGAGCAGGTATAGACCAACTCTAGAACTAGCGACCTGACAAATCTCTCCGCGGGTGTAAGAACTTGGTGACAGCGGAGGAGAAAAGAAGCATAAAgctcagacagaaccagaatGATGGTGGCTGGAATCATCTGCCTTGATCGGTGGGGTTGagtgaatgagaaagagagagagaggggagaaagagagagagcaagaacaaaagcaggaaaaaagagaaCGCAACAAAAATGATGGTAAAACATACAGATATACAGAGGCATAATGTCTGATACTACTAAAAGTATTAAGCAGGGATGTGGCACAGTGACGATTAGGAtgagaacaggaagagagaggaaaggagggacaAACAGATTACAAGAATAAACCATGTTAATTACATGCATAGTGTGATAAAAATGTATGGGGTaaggagagaaagtgaaagagcCTGACCCTCTGTTGTATTGCGTGCATTGTTGAGtcgtattttttatttcttacaatTTAATTTCACGAAAAGTTCAAAGTACATATCCACTGAGCCCTCGCTCATCTGGAAGAACCTGGCATTTATGTGAGAATTATGTTAGATTTTGTTGTAAAGTGAAAACCACCAGAGCTGAACCTAAAGagcattttattatatttttcttgcAGAAACACAGAGTGCTGAGTGATGAACAAGCATATAATCAGTGTCCCCTATCGTAGGTTATTTTAAAGCAGTATAATTGCTGCCGTACAAATAATAGGCATTGAAATCATTCAATAGTCATTGCCAGGATACTGTAGGTTTGGAGAATTTGGAGAATTCAAAGTTCCTTATGATAGGAATAATTTTGACTATCATGCGCCATAACTGGGAAAAAGCATTTGGtaaatgcaaattttttctCTTATTGTGCTCATGCTAATAACCAGTACAAAGAATGCTCTGGACAATTTCTTACAGACTCAATTATGGGCAAGTCTTTTCAAACCCAGGACTTTGAGCTTATACAACTCTTGAACATGAGACTAAGATTCTCTAATGACTTAGtcactttcatcatttttgAAAGTCTCCACATTTCCCCTGCTAATGAACTTGATAAACTGGCGGTAGCAGCTTACTATTCGTGTTTGACTTAACTTAAAAGCCATGGACATAATGGCCATGCCAACAATTATGAAGAGTGAGGTGAGCATGAAGTATTTGGGATGATTGGGTACAATGTCACCAAAACCTATTGTAGTGAGAGTGATGAAGCAGAAGTAGTAGGGGTCAAAACCTGTAAATTCAGTTTCCCACACTGGCAGAATCAAACCGAAGAAGAAAATGTAggcaaacacaatgaaaagtaTCAACACAAAGGGTACATCCAGCATTTCCATTCTATCCCCTAACCCTGTGAAGTCCCATATAGCATATCCTTTGGGTGGTGGTAGCTGGTTCAACTCTGGGCAGGAGAGGCTCCTAAGCAGTGGGCTCTTTCTGAGTAAATTCTCCCTGGCAAGAATCTTCTCGAAGATCTCTTTGTTGTTCTGGAGCTGGATGGACTGGTGCCGTACATCTGCCTGGCTGTGCAAAACATCCCGAATGTCAAAAGGCTCATGGATCACAACGTCATGTCTGATTACAAAGGTGCCACCATCCATGGCCCAATGGCCCGACTCCGCTGCCCTCTTTTGAGCCCTGCAGCGTGAGCAGGCATGGGAGAGGAGGATTTTGCAGAGAGTGTAAATGTGGACATAGACTCTGGTCATAAGCCTAGCAAGAAAGTCTCCCACGTCAAGAATGACCAGCAGCATGAGAGGGATGCCCATCATGGCATAGAAGACACACACCACCTTACCAGGCAGGGTAACTGGATAGATTTCCCCATACCCTGCAACACAGTAAATGGGCGCTTTAGTAAGTTTAAGACATAAGGATGTTTGTGGCAAACCTTAAAGTATACTGCAGACAGTTTACAAATAGCATTACATCGCTGTTAAAATTGTATTACACCAAGCACTGAGGGCAGTGGTGTATTGTCTAGGTCAGGGGTAGGCAACCTGCAGCTCTTTCATCCCACTGCCTTGGCTCTCTGTgcctttgagaaaataatgtgtatataactaataaataatatttaagcTATTTAatctaaatacattttattctattgAGGTATTagttattctattttttttttcaaagtaatagttatgattctagagatttaggtgatcttgcaacatcaaaatgttttggttttttttatatacagtttGTTGATCCCACATTGTTTGTGTCACCTGTTGCTGACAGgctggtgacttattttgagctcCAGGTAGTTTTTATTTGGTGGGAGCCATGCCCAAATCtctcttttaatgctgaaggttgCCGACCCTGGTCTAGGTGTTAGCATCTCAATACTTTCCATACAAATGGAGGATTAGTCTCACTGCATAAGTTTGACATATGGAGGACCAAAGGGGACAGAATGCGATATagtaataaatgtttaaataattaCGTAAATGTgccattaattaattaaaatgggatatattatcatttatttctaattttaattacttaatgacacatttaagtaattatttgaagatttatttatatatttcattctgtcccttttggtcCTCCACATTTACATGCTTTACACATTACTGTATACTATACAGTGTGAATGAAGTCTGTTAGGCAGGAGGTAGCTTCTCCATATGTTGTAGGTGAAGATGCTCAAAGTACACGTAATCTTTACGTTTCTTTAAATTGTAGGTTACAACCTTTAACAAATATGTCCAGTATAAAGCTAACATTAAACACTGATATCTGTTTCATATTTACAGCTGTCGATGATTAAGGCGATAACTCTCTACGCATGATTAGTCATACAGCCTGTCAGAGTATGGATTATTGTTCCTGGAAGGATTTACCTTGTTTTTATCCTAATATAACCTGAATGAATTTTTCCTTGCTGTTCACagatttttcaaataaatgctCCCTTGGTTTTGATGAAGACTAAAGCTTTCAGCATAGGTCGTGTTTGTCTGGTTAAAGGTAAAAATGTAGTTGATTAGAATGTCCCTCATTCTATATTGATATATTTGTTGAGTAAAAattctctagtttcaagtcttcttcaatacaaaatgatgttcatgtttttagAGATGGTCCCAttgagaagaaaacagaacatAAAGCAGAGGATGAGTTGGGGGTATGGTTACTGTGTGACTGCCACACTGTACCCCACAATCAgatcagatccagccctcactcctcctcagctccactccTGCAAATATGGGTTCTTCTGGTTTATAAACCAAGATGATAAACTCAAGACCTTAAAATGCCTCTTGCTTTGAGCTATCGTATCTTACCTCCACAAGGATTGTAGAGAGCAGCCACTAGccattttaacaatttttttggAGTTCATTCAGCCTAATCCCTGGCTCTTTGACAGGTGATTAGCTACACCCAAAGTGTGTTTGAgaagtgtatatatatatatatatatatagtgtataGCACCTACATCATTAGACTGGATAGTGCCTAAATTTGTGActttcataaaattatttaagattTCTCCATATTCTAAAAGTCACACACTGTCACATactgtaaaaaatacaaatacatttgaatgaGTAATTTTCCATTGGAACTTAAATTACCAATTTAACTATTGAGAAGTAGCTAATAATGTAACTCAGAGGAGAGTGGCTCTAAAAACTTCTTGGGAGCTTTTTGCTGTGATGTAAACAACACTCTTCTGAGAGTGCCTTCTCTTCATTGAGCTGTGGACTTCCTGTTGCTGCTAAGCCATTAGCCATTAACTGACTTCCCTTTGCCACTTATCACATATGAAAGTAACAGGCTGACTAATTTATCTTCAAAGGCCCTTACACATAAAATcaagaaaagggaaaacaatGTGTAGATAGTTTAAGTAAAACAGATTAATTAACAAGTTATCTGCAAAATGGAAAACCTATATTAGAATTTTGGCTATGGACCAAAATAATGGACCAACTTACAATTGACcatatatttcatttatgtgAAATGTGTATATGTACATGCCTGATATGCTCACAAGTAATTCCTTTGTAGTTCAGGTtaagtctctgtctatgttttaCAGTTGGAATCAATGTTTTATCATCTGCTTCTATAGAGATTGGGCAAAGAGTCACAGTATTCTCTGGAGATACAGGAGAAAAGTTCAGTGTCCTTTAAATCATACCAATGGTTCAGTTCACAGGAGGTCAAACAACAGTGTCAGAATCACTGGGCTAAATGTTCGATTTATGGGCAGTCAGGTAATTCTAGAGTGTCAGACTCACTGGGCTAAATGTTCAATTTATGTGTCAGACTCACTGGACTAAATGTTCGATTTATGTGTCAGACTCACTGGACTAAACTCACTgtgcaaatgaaaaactgagaaatagAGAAGACAAAGATGAGATTACTGAAGGCTGGAACACTCACACTGGAGTAAAGACGACCTTTCACAAAGATAATGCACCATATATGCACAAGCAGGAGGGGAGACACAACTCTAAGACATTACAGTCGGAAACAGGAGATGAAAAGGCGTGAAACCTGACATGACATGGGGACaagtcataacaaagttatgTTATGTTAGttatcaaggcactttacatgcaGAGCTAGTTTAGAGCAAATgctttattgaattatttaaagaaacccaacaaaTCACTCCATGAAAGTCCACACTTAATCCAACCATAACAGACTTCATGAAGCCTGACACTATCCAGTCTGCatatctgataaaaaaaaaaaaagagcagaaaatgaagCAGCATTTTGCTGTTCTACTCCTATCTGTTGCTTTTGACTATTGAAATACGACCCAGAAACATTACAATTGATCTCTCTCTCAACCTCCTTCTGTGTCCtgttccctccctctcttgccCAAGAGTGGCCCAAGAAACAGGAAGGCCCATCAGGAACGTTTCCAATGAGCCATCCCATGCCCAACCTACACCAAACTTAATAGAATATCTATCAAAAAAATGATCGGGAATGAGAACAAATTTAGATGGATTTATCTCTTATCTCTCCACCAAGTTCTGTGCAATTCAGTTCTTCTTGCATTATCCTGttgacaaataaacagacttCTCACAAGTCCCCGATCTCAAGTATGAA
Encoded here:
- the kcnk18 gene encoding potassium channel subfamily K member 18 gives rise to the protein MPKTEELCEATKAAIVALLEIGMSERQVAKKIKISKTAVHYTKKKQAEHAGLKSHRARKKPYINERQQKAWLLFARDYKDWTVDDWAKVLFSDESNFELMPTPANLLVRRKPGEAYKPDSAGRTVAIGTLSELQWKKWMQKKERKRMSLAVKKGISAKAECRKCTARFWRLFPHLLLCLSLVAYAALGALMFKYVEGGSESTTQPDYYRFLDQIVITVQNLSENTSFTHQYIVEQVETEMRYNFKSVWLQRPERWTFFGSMFFCCTVFTTIGYGEIYPVTLPGKVVCVFYAMMGIPLMLLVILDVGDFLARLMTRVYVHIYTLCKILLSHACSRCRAQKRAAESGHWAMDGGTFVIRHDVVIHEPFDIRDVLHSQADVRHQSIQLQNNKEIFEKILARENLLRKSPLLRSLSCPELNQLPPPKGYAIWDFTGLGDRMEMLDVPFVLILFIVFAYIFFFGLILPVWETEFTGFDPYYFCFITLTTIGFGDIVPNHPKYFMLTSLFIIVGMAIMSMAFKLSQTRIVSCYRQFIKFISRGNVETFKNDESD